Proteins from one Desulfonatronum sp. SC1 genomic window:
- a CDS encoding A24 family peptidase, with protein MTLLTTYFPLAALALGLVLGSFYNVCIHRYLTGESIVLPASHCPRCRNALSWWENIPLISFLLLRGRCRACKEPISWRYPIVEAVSGTWALLLAVHFGLGWEWLLYMVVGGLLIIMSFIDFQEFILPDVFTFPGAILAFAGTALLTNMPWVDSLLGAVIGAGAFWLLQKGYYLLRGVEGLGTGDIKLMLMLGALVGWQGLPMMIFLAAFTALAASLGYMAKNAHQGMRTRIPFGPFLSLGAMLQILYGPILMRLLLPLA; from the coding sequence ATGACTTTGCTGACCACCTATTTCCCGCTTGCCGCCCTGGCCCTCGGCCTCGTTTTGGGCAGCTTCTACAACGTCTGCATCCATCGCTATCTGACCGGGGAATCCATTGTCCTGCCGGCCTCGCATTGTCCGCGTTGCCGCAACGCGCTTTCCTGGTGGGAGAACATTCCGCTGATCAGCTTTCTCCTGTTGCGCGGGCGGTGCCGGGCTTGCAAGGAGCCCATTTCCTGGCGCTATCCCATCGTGGAGGCGGTTTCCGGGACCTGGGCGCTGCTGCTGGCAGTGCATTTCGGCCTGGGCTGGGAATGGCTCTTGTACATGGTCGTTGGCGGATTGCTGATCATCATGAGCTTCATCGATTTTCAGGAATTCATCCTGCCGGACGTGTTCACGTTTCCAGGAGCGATTCTGGCTTTTGCCGGGACGGCCTTGCTGACCAACATGCCTTGGGTTGACTCCCTGCTGGGCGCGGTGATCGGCGCGGGGGCTTTCTGGTTGCTGCAGAAAGGTTATTATCTATTGCGCGGCGTGGAGGGGTTGGGGACCGGGGACATCAAGCTGATGCTAATGCTCGGGGCCCTGGTGGGGTGGCAGGGGCTGCCGATGATGATCTTTTTGGCCGCGTTCACGGCCCTGGCGGCCAGCCTGGGCTACATGGCAAAAAATGCCCATCAGGGCATGCGGACCCGGATTCCCTTCGGTCCGTTTCTCAGCCTGGGAGCCATGCTTCAAATCTTGTACGGGCCGATTTTGATGCGGCTTTTGCTGCCTCTGGCGTAG
- the thpR gene encoding RNA 2',3'-cyclic phosphodiesterase produces the protein MRCFIGLPLPEDYQRLLAGIIQEWKTSLGSRVSWTKPGNWHLTLKFLGEIQEERVKPLLEALGEGLSEEKPCPAFALQGHDAGFFPDPRRPRVVWVGLGKGVEQARELAVWVEAICAGLGFAREERTFRPHLTVARIKPPRKDRHGMARRGSRETRHSSASPCVDILRSVGEVSWPEITVDRMVLWESRLSAEGPDYRPLAEWRLMTGATR, from the coding sequence ATGCGCTGCTTCATTGGCTTGCCGTTGCCCGAAGACTACCAGCGATTGCTGGCCGGCATCATTCAGGAATGGAAAACTTCGTTGGGCTCCAGGGTATCCTGGACCAAACCGGGGAACTGGCATCTGACCTTGAAATTCTTGGGAGAAATTCAGGAGGAACGGGTCAAGCCCTTGCTGGAGGCATTGGGGGAGGGGTTGTCCGAGGAAAAACCTTGCCCGGCGTTTGCGTTGCAGGGGCACGACGCAGGATTCTTCCCGGATCCACGCAGGCCTCGGGTTGTCTGGGTGGGGCTGGGCAAGGGGGTAGAGCAGGCCCGTGAACTGGCGGTCTGGGTCGAAGCCATATGCGCGGGCCTGGGCTTTGCCAGAGAGGAACGGACGTTTCGACCGCATCTGACCGTGGCGCGGATCAAGCCGCCACGAAAAGACCGCCACGGCATGGCGCGGCGTGGTTCACGGGAAACCAGGCACTCATCCGCGTCGCCTTGTGTCGATATTCTCCGCTCCGTGGGAGAGGTTTCCTGGCCGGAAATCACCGTGGACCGGATGGTGCTCTGGGAGAGTCGCTTGTCCGCGGAAGGGCCGGACTATCGGCCCCTGGCGGAATGGAGACTGATGACGGGAGCCACGAGGTGA
- a CDS encoding cereblon family protein, with protein sequence MKPLNRRAMTVAEATPPSFWKKARMVRTEMLRLDHGRSPEHILVEESLEETEMPPGPALRCRACGSTITSKEQRIMINGRHDHVFFNPHGHVFEIGCFARAPGALPASSPSTEFSWFPGLAWQVAACAACGAHLGWRFQGGRDSGFFGLILDRLIEEG encoded by the coding sequence ATGAAGCCCTTGAACCGACGTGCCATGACGGTCGCTGAAGCCACTCCGCCGAGTTTTTGGAAGAAAGCACGGATGGTTCGAACCGAAATGCTTCGCCTGGACCATGGCCGAAGCCCGGAGCATATTCTCGTCGAAGAATCCCTGGAAGAGACCGAAATGCCCCCTGGACCGGCCCTGCGTTGCCGCGCTTGCGGATCGACAATCACCTCGAAGGAGCAACGCATCATGATCAACGGTCGCCACGACCATGTCTTCTTCAACCCCCACGGACACGTCTTTGAAATCGGCTGCTTCGCCCGCGCTCCCGGCGCGCTCCCGGCAAGCTCGCCCAGCACCGAATTCTCCTGGTTTCCCGGCCTCGCCTGGCAGGTCGCAGCGTGCGCGGCTTGCGGGGCGCATCTCGGCTGGCGCTTTCAGGGCGGCCGGGATTCCGGTTTTTTCGGCTTGATCCTGGATAGACTGATCGAGGAAGGGTGA
- a CDS encoding HD-GYP domain-containing protein has product MRDVTDDLVRIMERIAGGEYGSDLFRYSTEEHPEMVRRIAEAMGMMMVKVEAREQRILMDLEELSERHEMFKKAVTTFVLTMSSAIGARDPYTQGHEQRTAGYALRLARRVGLSMEDAQFVYLGAMLHDIGKLGFSDALFSDEDCRDSQELLQTIKAHPEIGSSILHWLDFLGPALDVVRHHHERMDGSGYPQGLVGEDIPYFARIVAVADTFDAITTDRPYQRGKTMREGLATLEAIAGYHLDPVLVAAFQEEVLENGLE; this is encoded by the coding sequence ATGCGGGATGTCACGGATGATCTTGTGCGGATTATGGAGCGGATTGCCGGTGGTGAATATGGAAGCGATCTCTTCCGGTACAGTACGGAGGAGCATCCGGAAATGGTGCGCAGGATCGCCGAGGCCATGGGGATGATGATGGTCAAGGTGGAGGCCAGGGAGCAGCGCATCTTGATGGACCTGGAAGAACTTAGCGAGCGGCACGAAATGTTCAAGAAAGCGGTGACCACCTTCGTGCTGACCATGTCCTCCGCGATAGGGGCTCGCGATCCCTACACCCAGGGGCACGAACAGCGTACCGCCGGGTATGCCTTGCGACTGGCCCGAAGGGTCGGCTTGTCCATGGAGGACGCCCAGTTTGTATATCTCGGGGCCATGCTGCATGATATCGGCAAGCTCGGTTTTTCCGATGCGCTGTTCAGCGACGAGGATTGTCGCGATTCCCAGGAATTGCTGCAAACGATCAAGGCCCATCCGGAAATCGGCAGTTCCATCCTGCACTGGCTCGACTTCCTAGGCCCCGCCCTGGACGTGGTGCGTCACCATCATGAGCGCATGGACGGTTCGGGGTATCCGCAGGGTCTGGTCGGCGAGGACATTCCCTATTTCGCCCGGATCGTGGCCGTGGCCGACACCTTTGACGCCATTACCACGGATCGTCCCTACCAACGCGGCAAGACCATGCGCGAAGGTCTCGCCACTCTTGAGGCCATCGCCGGATACCATCTCGACCCGGTCCTGGTGGCCGCGTTTCAGGAGGAGGTTCTGGAGAATGGGCTGGAATAG
- a CDS encoding CinA family protein: protein MPNAEGDKLEDIIRALGAELCKRTALLATAESCTGGLIAHEATNVSGSSRWFAGGVVAYANSVKQQVLGVPEIVLATHGAVSRETVLAMAAGVQQTFGAKAALAVSGIAGPDGGTPEKPVGTVWMAWALGDATCSTLWRFSGTRLEVKQQAARAALEGMLDMVRRTGG, encoded by the coding sequence ATGCCCAATGCGGAAGGTGACAAACTCGAAGATATCATCCGGGCCCTCGGCGCGGAGCTTTGCAAGCGAACGGCGCTGCTTGCGACGGCCGAATCCTGCACCGGCGGCCTGATCGCCCACGAAGCGACCAATGTCTCAGGCAGTTCACGTTGGTTCGCGGGCGGCGTGGTGGCCTACGCCAACTCCGTCAAACAGCAGGTCTTAGGGGTGCCGGAGATCGTGTTGGCGACCCATGGAGCGGTCAGTCGGGAGACGGTCCTGGCCATGGCCGCGGGTGTCCAACAGACTTTCGGCGCCAAAGCCGCCCTGGCCGTTTCCGGCATCGCCGGTCCGGACGGGGGAACCCCGGAAAAGCCGGTGGGCACGGTCTGGATGGCCTGGGCCTTGGGCGACGCGACTTGCAGCACGCTTTGGCGTTTTTCCGGGACTCGCCTGGAAGTCAAGCAGCAGGCTGCCCGGGCGGCTCTGGAAGGGATGTTGGACATGGTTAGGAGGACGGGCGGCTGA
- a CDS encoding NAD(+)/NADH kinase, with amino-acid sequence MSRIHPKSILLVVKQGHGEALGLANEISGWLTRRGIVARVTENEDDLSACLPAQSQTPTLALVLGGDGTMISVARKICSNDMALLGINFARVGFLTECSREAWKEVLEDILANGAAVSSRLLLDVRLVRDDATLLSTVAVNDIVVGRGNLARLVNLELFFADERITALRADGLVLSTPTGASAYSYSAGGPLIYPELEVICATPICSFLTEVKPFVFPADQEIRVRVNEETAEVFLTLDGQSGWPLRKGDTVLVSRSSRRMHLVRYPGSSYFQKLKAKGFLREI; translated from the coding sequence ATGAGTCGCATCCACCCCAAGTCCATCCTTCTGGTCGTCAAACAAGGTCATGGCGAAGCCCTCGGTCTGGCTAACGAAATCTCTGGCTGGCTGACCCGGCGCGGGATCGTTGCCCGGGTTACGGAGAACGAGGACGACCTCTCTGCGTGTTTGCCTGCCCAAAGCCAGACTCCGACCCTGGCTCTCGTTCTGGGCGGGGACGGGACCATGATCAGCGTAGCCCGGAAGATCTGCTCCAACGACATGGCGCTGCTGGGGATCAACTTCGCGCGGGTGGGATTTCTGACGGAATGCTCCCGGGAGGCCTGGAAGGAGGTTCTGGAGGACATTCTTGCCAACGGGGCCGCGGTGTCCTCACGCCTGCTCCTGGATGTCCGCCTGGTTCGCGACGACGCCACCCTGCTTTCAACCGTCGCGGTGAACGATATCGTGGTCGGTCGGGGAAATTTGGCCCGGCTGGTCAACCTGGAACTGTTTTTCGCGGACGAACGAATCACCGCCCTACGGGCCGACGGACTGGTACTCTCCACGCCCACCGGGGCTTCTGCCTATTCCTACTCCGCGGGGGGGCCGCTGATCTATCCGGAATTGGAGGTGATTTGCGCCACTCCGATCTGTTCGTTCCTGACGGAAGTCAAGCCGTTCGTCTTTCCGGCCGATCAGGAAATCCGGGTCCGGGTGAACGAGGAGACGGCCGAGGTGTTTCTGACCCTTGACGGACAATCGGGCTGGCCGTTGCGTAAGGGAGACACGGTTCTGGTCAGCAGGTCGTCCCGAAGAATGCATCTGGTCAGGTATCCGGGGTCGTCCTATTTTCAAAAACTCAAGGCCAAAGGTTTTCTTCGGGAGATCTGA
- a CDS encoding nucleotidyltransferase domain-containing protein, whose translation MPKGTDAAVTDRSDCQSRQHSLQQPKSEDLVALLQPVLAQESEIIAAYLFGSAAKGHMRAGSDVDVAIVLDGHGPRTDRKRLFDRLLPVLCRAVRHDVHLIILNDASYLLRAQVVHDGRLIHVADPEKLAWFRMISTALYAEFSPILEMTRAGLQRKLRERTRA comes from the coding sequence ATGCCCAAAGGAACTGACGCCGCGGTAACGGATCGCTCTGATTGCCAAAGCCGACAGCACAGCCTCCAGCAACCCAAATCGGAGGATCTGGTCGCGCTGCTTCAGCCCGTTCTTGCGCAGGAAAGCGAAATCATCGCGGCGTATCTTTTCGGGTCCGCCGCAAAGGGACACATGCGGGCCGGCAGCGACGTCGATGTCGCGATCGTCCTGGATGGCCACGGACCCAGGACGGATCGGAAGCGCCTGTTTGATCGGCTTCTGCCCGTGCTGTGTCGCGCTGTTCGCCATGACGTTCACCTGATCATTCTCAATGACGCCTCCTATCTACTCAGAGCCCAGGTCGTCCACGACGGTCGGCTGATCCACGTCGCGGACCCTGAAAAGCTGGCCTGGTTTCGGATGATCAGTACGGCCCTGTACGCGGAATTCTCTCCCATTCTGGAAATGACTCGCGCCGGGTTGCAACGAAAACTGCGGGAGCGTACCCGTGCCTAG
- a CDS encoding DUF86 domain-containing protein — translation MPRNTLWAKISALEFHQERIKEKRNVPLETFLKDLDRQESVLFNLQMAVQNCIDMAAYIVSEQQMGLAGSTNELFYLLEERGIIDPEMTERMVRAVGFRNFLVHEYGKIDLEIVFRAAHENLDDLMLFSIIVAERFG, via the coding sequence GTGCCTAGGAACACCTTGTGGGCCAAGATATCTGCTCTGGAGTTTCATCAGGAGCGAATCAAGGAAAAGAGGAATGTCCCCTTGGAAACATTCCTCAAGGATCTGGATCGCCAGGAGAGCGTTTTGTTCAATCTGCAAATGGCCGTTCAGAACTGCATCGACATGGCGGCGTACATTGTCAGTGAACAACAGATGGGGCTGGCCGGTAGCACCAATGAACTGTTCTATCTCCTGGAGGAACGGGGTATTATCGATCCGGAGATGACGGAACGGATGGTCCGGGCGGTCGGTTTCCGCAATTTCCTCGTCCATGAATACGGCAAGATCGACCTTGAGATCGTCTTTCGCGCTGCGCATGAAAATCTGGACGACTTGATGCTTTTCTCCATAATCGTTGCCGAACGGTTCGGGTAG
- a CDS encoding tetratricopeptide repeat protein — MIRKSVGPHGNPFKSGKRQSWMQRLNRLTWVIFAGVVVIGCMDVQTVFATQTPPQDELSRLDDEGRLTVRALMGWGALPDRFKPLIFEMRRQGHDLLGADAATILSWLRQDGSEQTFTPEQRTALRELAIFMLEGNYFEQSSSEETKQISPDDDHQLQDTLPAPFELASAHFESGLRAYKRADYETALREFSFAADQGHVGAQNEIGFMYAYGRGVAENQAEAVRWYQMAADQGHADAQSALEKIIENQRSKYITLNIDDLKLDIERMNQNMIEVYVKLYYMMDTVTLSNPSLDYDMNPVYADISNLSRDGKAFLLKNCSDFYGCNVSVRGHVGKIMFMGNGIIIHEILN, encoded by the coding sequence ATGATCCGTAAATCGGTTGGACCACATGGAAATCCTTTTAAGAGCGGGAAAAGGCAAAGCTGGATGCAGCGGCTGAATCGATTGACCTGGGTCATTTTTGCCGGTGTCGTGGTGATCGGCTGCATGGATGTTCAGACCGTGTTTGCCACGCAGACCCCACCTCAGGACGAGTTGTCCCGGCTGGACGATGAAGGCAGGCTCACGGTACGCGCCCTGATGGGCTGGGGGGCCTTGCCGGACCGTTTCAAACCCTTGATCTTTGAAATGCGCCGACAAGGCCATGACCTGCTGGGTGCCGACGCGGCCACGATTCTCTCCTGGCTGCGCCAGGATGGATCGGAGCAGACGTTTACGCCGGAACAGCGCACTGCTCTGCGCGAGCTGGCCATTTTCATGTTAGAGGGTAATTATTTTGAGCAAAGTTCATCTGAAGAGACTAAGCAGATTAGTCCAGACGATGATCATCAATTGCAGGACACTCTTCCCGCACCATTTGAACTTGCGTCTGCGCATTTTGAAAGTGGGCTGAGGGCATATAAACGGGCTGATTATGAGACCGCATTGAGAGAATTTAGTTTTGCCGCTGATCAGGGCCATGTTGGTGCACAAAATGAAATCGGTTTCATGTACGCCTATGGCCGCGGCGTCGCCGAGAATCAAGCAGAGGCTGTACGCTGGTATCAAATGGCCGCTGACCAGGGACATGCGGATGCACAGAGCGCATTGGAAAAAATAATTGAAAATCAACGTAGCAAATACATTACTCTTAACATTGACGACTTGAAACTTGACATAGAAAGAATGAATCAAAATATGATTGAAGTCTATGTCAAGTTGTATTACATGATGGATACAGTTACTCTGTCTAATCCAAGCCTAGACTATGACATGAATCCTGTATATGCAGATATTTCTAACTTGTCAAGAGATGGCAAGGCTTTTTTACTAAAAAACTGTTCTGATTTTTATGGTTGCAATGTTAGTGTTCGAGGGCATGTCGGTAAAATTATGTTTATGGGAAATGGAATAATTATCCATGAGATTTTGAATTAG
- a CDS encoding S41 family peptidase — translation MFHEHGKHLAWFWAGALVVVFGLIRPSFLNAAEMPPLEEIRQALRTHLPVPPDEGLLWDMNVNNVRDMLNRLDEHARLFTPDASPPLAHPETGRAGIGAELFIRDGSFLLSPYQGGALERAGVGERARLVAVDSEDVQGMSLDEVARLLRGTTGSRVELTVVPLSTDQPLRVRIRREAFRPLSVELLHRDVQVVLRLRAFSTGLTRTSLRTSIEYIGPQHRPLVLDLRESTGGDLHEALDAAALFVPEGSDLGGLRVPGRPEQRHRSPAGQKFSGPLVLLVGPDTASAAEAFAGILRHHGLAILVGRNTYGKCTTQTDIRLSEGWILRLTNGNVLFPGDAPCPEQGLIPDVLVSDQELYDLASLAARGLEAVRPISSPSAPPISDPELGHPLRQLEQEGRLTVRALRAWNRLPTRYVRLALDLLAMDLDLLGANVEQVGTWAALATGNDDAPLAEHAGDLQSLFTYIRERQWDDP, via the coding sequence ATGTTCCACGAGCATGGGAAGCATCTTGCCTGGTTCTGGGCGGGAGCGCTGGTTGTGGTGTTCGGATTAATACGGCCGTCGTTTCTGAACGCCGCTGAAATGCCGCCACTGGAGGAAATCCGCCAAGCCTTGCGCACCCACCTGCCTGTTCCCCCGGATGAGGGATTGTTGTGGGACATGAACGTGAACAATGTACGGGACATGCTGAATCGGCTGGATGAACATGCCAGGCTCTTTACCCCGGACGCATCGCCGCCTCTTGCGCACCCGGAGACGGGCAGGGCCGGAATCGGCGCGGAACTGTTCATTCGGGACGGCTCGTTTCTGCTCTCCCCGTACCAGGGGGGCGCTCTGGAACGGGCGGGAGTAGGGGAACGAGCCAGGTTGGTGGCGGTGGACAGTGAGGACGTGCAGGGCATGAGCCTCGACGAGGTTGCTCGACTGTTGCGGGGGACCACGGGCAGCCGAGTGGAACTGACCGTGGTTCCGCTCAGTACGGACCAGCCATTGCGGGTCCGCATCCGCCGGGAAGCCTTTCGCCCGTTGAGCGTGGAACTGCTGCACCGCGACGTACAGGTCGTGCTTCGCCTTCGGGCCTTCAGTACTGGCCTGACCAGAACGTCGCTGCGCACCAGCATCGAATACATCGGCCCGCAACATCGCCCATTGGTTCTGGATCTGCGGGAATCCACCGGCGGCGACCTCCATGAGGCTCTGGACGCGGCGGCCCTGTTTGTCCCGGAAGGCTCGGATTTAGGCGGATTGCGGGTCCCGGGGCGTCCGGAGCAACGTCACCGCTCACCTGCGGGGCAAAAGTTCAGCGGCCCGCTGGTACTGCTGGTGGGACCGGACACGGCCAGCGCTGCGGAAGCCTTTGCCGGCATCCTGCGCCACCACGGTCTGGCGATCCTGGTTGGGCGAAACACCTACGGCAAGTGCACCACGCAAACCGATATCCGCCTCAGCGAGGGCTGGATTCTCCGGTTGACCAACGGCAACGTGCTCTTCCCCGGCGATGCGCCCTGTCCGGAGCAGGGGCTGATACCGGATGTCCTGGTGTCGGACCAGGAACTGTACGATCTGGCCAGCCTGGCGGCCAGGGGGCTTGAAGCGGTGCGGCCCATCTCCAGCCCTTCAGCCCCGCCCATTTCCGACCCTGAGCTTGGCCATCCTCTCCGCCAACTGGAGCAGGAGGGCCGGTTGACCGTACGCGCCCTGCGGGCTTGGAATCGCCTGCCGACGCGCTATGTGCGATTGGCTCTGGACCTGCTGGCCATGGATCTGGATCTTCTCGGAGCCAACGTGGAGCAGGTTGGTACCTGGGCCGCTCTTGCGACTGGCAACGATGATGCGCCGCTGGCTGAACACGCAGGGGATCTGCAGTCCTTGTTCACCTATATAAGGGAGAGGCAATGGGATGATCCGTAA
- a CDS encoding YMGG-like glycine zipper-containing protein: MSTTLARTCLTLVLSAFLALAGCMTTDRQQTVGGGAAVGAGLGAVLGYVVGDGRGALIGAAIGAATGALAGHVVAERKTQYASREDFLDAEAKRVAEFNATARNYNEQLRKDIAQLSEEAEILRADYTEQEAQQVRMAEKRSELNNRMQRTAALEQELVKELEVQTAILQEERKEAPKDDPYIAELEKEVLALQANLESLREGSVQLAGIDERLSI; encoded by the coding sequence ATGAGCACAACATTGGCCAGAACCTGTTTGACATTGGTTTTGTCGGCGTTTTTGGCGCTTGCCGGCTGCATGACGACTGACCGACAACAAACGGTTGGCGGAGGAGCTGCCGTTGGTGCGGGATTGGGCGCTGTCCTTGGATATGTGGTTGGAGATGGGAGGGGAGCCCTGATCGGGGCCGCCATCGGCGCCGCGACCGGAGCTTTGGCCGGGCATGTGGTAGCCGAGCGCAAGACCCAATATGCCAGTCGGGAGGATTTTCTGGACGCCGAGGCCAAGCGCGTCGCCGAATTCAATGCCACTGCACGGAACTACAACGAGCAATTACGCAAAGACATCGCCCAACTTTCCGAAGAGGCCGAAATTCTACGGGCTGACTACACCGAGCAGGAAGCGCAACAGGTGCGGATGGCGGAAAAGCGATCGGAATTGAATAATCGGATGCAGCGCACAGCGGCTCTCGAACAGGAGCTGGTCAAAGAACTTGAGGTGCAAACAGCGATTCTCCAGGAGGAGCGCAAGGAAGCGCCGAAGGACGATCCCTATATCGCAGAACTGGAAAAGGAAGTTCTGGCGCTTCAGGCCAACCTGGAATCGCTCCGGGAAGGCAGCGTGCAGCTTGCCGGCATTGACGAGAGGCTTTCGATATGA
- a CDS encoding SUMF1/EgtB/PvdO family nonheme iron enzyme, with the protein MTIRSHLTLLVALLALVVFFGTTPRVCLAQAGPYNPRPDPENDLILPMPEDALMVFRAVAVPGSGFWGSQEQVIQIGDASGGIFEGLQRTQISPSFPREGGHGLIYLAKYELTKGQFAAVMGLDGLLAASGDSEDQKIPQLEGRVRQEALMNPLAFVGYHDVLAFIQRYNQWLFDPEHPQRRANMPQIDGVPGFFRLPTEEEWEFTARGGLPALEAGTFTDRLPFAQRQLNEMAWHLDNARHQTRPIGLRQPTSLGFYDLFGNVQEMTSGLFRPEIWQGKPGGVAVRGGSVSTPPGTVRSSYREELDVYAWNRDQNSMELRRSYNTGARLAIGSNVVVNTEIRNRLEREYEQYKAEARRVMPVGRTLDNLVAQAAVQLGTVEPILEQLMEQNPHLREPLQSVQVYMDRARERLDQAQRETARSLTQDAARNGVNISVYLSRLERLQQARERALQLVEMSSRYQEQLAAVDNSISELETNIQEQLRGYQDKVAQVGEYEEEYSKQALQTLAEQNPSAREQAVLELIAGHVAEFAENRRAEPEPWLTAYRERFAGFADN; encoded by the coding sequence GTGACAATTAGATCCCACTTGACTCTTTTGGTCGCACTCCTCGCCCTGGTGGTGTTCTTCGGCACCACGCCAAGGGTCTGCCTGGCCCAGGCCGGGCCCTACAACCCCAGGCCGGACCCGGAAAACGATCTGATCCTGCCCATGCCGGAGGACGCCTTGATGGTCTTCCGGGCCGTGGCCGTGCCGGGCAGCGGATTCTGGGGCAGCCAGGAGCAGGTCATCCAGATCGGGGACGCTTCGGGCGGTATCTTCGAGGGCTTGCAGCGTACCCAGATCAGCCCTTCCTTTCCTCGGGAGGGCGGGCACGGCCTGATTTATCTGGCCAAGTACGAGCTGACCAAGGGCCAGTTCGCGGCAGTCATGGGCCTGGACGGACTGCTGGCCGCAAGCGGGGATTCCGAAGACCAGAAAATCCCCCAGCTTGAAGGCCGGGTCAGGCAGGAAGCCCTGATGAACCCCCTGGCCTTTGTCGGTTATCACGACGTACTAGCGTTTATCCAGCGCTACAACCAGTGGCTGTTCGACCCCGAACACCCCCAACGCCGGGCAAACATGCCGCAGATCGACGGTGTACCGGGTTTTTTTCGTCTGCCCACGGAAGAGGAATGGGAATTCACGGCCCGAGGCGGACTGCCTGCCCTGGAAGCGGGCACGTTCACTGACCGGCTGCCCTTTGCCCAGCGCCAGCTCAACGAAATGGCCTGGCACCTGGACAATGCCAGACACCAGACCCGGCCCATCGGCCTGCGCCAACCTACCAGCCTAGGGTTTTACGACCTGTTCGGGAATGTCCAGGAAATGACTTCTGGGTTATTTCGCCCGGAAATTTGGCAGGGCAAACCCGGCGGCGTGGCCGTGCGGGGAGGTAGCGTATCAACGCCTCCGGGAACGGTGCGCTCGTCCTATCGGGAGGAGCTGGACGTCTACGCCTGGAACCGGGACCAGAACAGTATGGAGCTTCGCCGCTCCTACAATACCGGAGCCCGGCTGGCCATTGGCTCCAACGTGGTGGTGAACACCGAGATCCGCAACCGGCTGGAGCGGGAGTACGAGCAATACAAGGCCGAGGCCCGGCGGGTGATGCCGGTGGGCCGGACCCTGGACAACCTGGTGGCCCAGGCCGCCGTGCAACTGGGCACGGTGGAACCGATCCTGGAACAGCTCATGGAGCAAAACCCTCACCTGCGTGAACCGCTGCAGTCCGTTCAGGTTTACATGGACAGGGCCAGGGAGCGACTGGACCAGGCCCAACGCGAAACCGCCCGCAGCCTGACCCAGGACGCAGCCCGCAACGGCGTGAACATCAGTGTTTACTTGTCCCGGCTGGAGCGGCTGCAACAGGCACGAGAGAGAGCCCTGCAGCTCGTGGAAATGTCCTCCCGCTATCAGGAGCAGTTGGCCGCGGTGGACAACTCCATCAGCGAGCTGGAAACGAATATTCAGGAGCAGTTGCGAGGATATCAGGACAAGGTCGCCCAGGTGGGCGAGTACGAGGAAGAGTACAGCAAACAGGCCCTACAAACCCTGGCCGAACAGAATCCTTCGGCCCGGGAACAGGCAGTCCTGGAATTGATCGCCGGACATGTGGCCGAATTCGCGGAGAATCGACGGGCCGAGCCGGAACCATGGCTGACGGCGTATCGGGAGCGGTTCGCGGGGTTTGCGGACAATTGA